A region of Channa argus isolate prfri chromosome 8, Channa argus male v1.0, whole genome shotgun sequence DNA encodes the following proteins:
- the LOC137132181 gene encoding phospholipase A2 inhibitor and Ly6/PLAUR domain-containing protein-like, translating to MMKLILSVTIVSWMLFSTAAALQCQQCSNETCSATTDTTCEKDSACLTSSGLLTVSGVTDRGIIKTCVPASTCALGNQTFSQSVFNLSIILNASCCNTDNCNSGTLNFPTTPLPNNLQCYTCESTSPGCIKTQIQCKGVEDRCFRSEGTVANTTVVSLGCTSTNLCTAGSNLDFTASGSKIQCCGTPLCNAASTTTTTTMYFLLGLLLFSFY from the exons ATGATGAAGCTGATTCTTTCTGTGACAATCGTCTCATGGATGCTCTTCAGCACAg CTGCAGCACTTCAGTGTCAACAGTGCTCAAATGAGACCTGTTCAGCCACAACAGACACCACATGTGAAAAAGACTCTGCATGTTTGACGTCTTCCGGTCTAC TCACCGTGTCTGGAGTTACGGACCGGGGCATTATCAAGACGTGTGTACCTGCCTCCACGTGTGCTTTAGGCAATCAGACATTCTCACAGAGTGTTTTTAACCTCAGCATTATTTTGAATGCTTCGTGCTGCAACACAGATAACTGCAACTCTGGAACTCTGAACT TTCCTACCACTCCACTACCCAACAATCTGCAGTGCTACACTTGTGAGTCCACCAGCCCTGGCTGcatcaaaacacaaatacagtgtaAGGGAGTTGAGGATCGCTGCTTTCGATCTGAAG GGACAGTTGCAAACACCACCGTTGTGTCCCTCGGCTGCACATCTACAAACCTGTGCACAGCTGGTTCCAACTTAGATTTCACGGCCAGTGGTTCTAAGATCCAGTGCTGTGGAACTCCTTTGTGTAacgctgcttcaacaacaactacaacaaccatgTATTTTCTGCTTGGACTCCTTCTCTTTAGCTTCTATTAA